One genomic region from uncultured Tateyamaria sp. encodes:
- a CDS encoding DMT family transporter translates to MFTPKAHNPALAAGFIVSACAFIAATTLFAKALGTDQFGTPLHPFQISFGRFLFAFLTLGVAATILRPQLQRPHLGLHLARTTSGWAGVTLMFASVAYIPLADATAISFLNPVFGMILAIPLLGERVGKWRWLAAAIAFVGAMVLLRPTPDSFQPAALLALGAAMALGLELSFIKKLTGREGPFSILLVNNAIGLCIAGVAVSFVWIAPSPQQWALMAGVGCAMAAAQSCFVNGMARADASFVAPFSYGTLIFAAVYDIMFYGVVPDATTMVGAGIIIAGALLLAWREGRGVVAKPTGRPL, encoded by the coding sequence ATGTTCACCCCCAAGGCCCATAACCCCGCGCTGGCGGCAGGATTCATCGTATCGGCATGTGCGTTCATCGCCGCCACCACGCTGTTTGCCAAGGCGCTTGGCACGGACCAGTTCGGCACGCCGTTGCATCCGTTCCAGATCAGCTTTGGTCGGTTCCTGTTTGCCTTTCTGACATTGGGTGTCGCGGCCACCATCCTGAGACCGCAGTTGCAGCGTCCGCATCTGGGTCTGCATCTGGCCCGCACGACAAGCGGCTGGGCCGGTGTCACGCTGATGTTTGCCTCTGTCGCCTACATTCCGCTGGCCGATGCCACCGCCATTTCGTTCCTGAACCCGGTCTTTGGCATGATCCTGGCGATCCCGCTCCTGGGTGAGCGGGTTGGAAAGTGGCGCTGGCTGGCGGCGGCCATTGCCTTTGTCGGCGCCATGGTCCTGCTGCGCCCGACGCCGGACAGTTTTCAGCCCGCCGCCCTGTTGGCGTTGGGCGCGGCCATGGCGCTGGGGCTTGAGCTGAGTTTCATCAAGAAGCTGACGGGGCGCGAGGGGCCGTTTTCCATCCTGTTGGTCAACAACGCCATCGGGTTGTGCATTGCCGGTGTCGCGGTGTCCTTTGTGTGGATCGCGCCATCCCCCCAGCAATGGGCCCTGATGGCGGGAGTGGGCTGTGCGATGGCGGCGGCCCAGTCCTGTTTCGTCAACGGTATGGCACGGGCGGATGCGAGCTTTGTCGCGCCATTCAGCTATGGCACCCTGATCTTTGCAGCCGTCTATGACATCATGTTCTATGGCGTCGTGCCGGACGCGACAACCATGGTGGGGGCCGGGATCATCATTGCCGGTGCGCTGTTGCTGGCGTGGCGCGAAGGACGAGGCGTTGTCGCCAAACCCACAGGTCGTCCCTTGTAA
- a CDS encoding GcrA family cell cycle regulator — MSWTDERVELLKKMWGEGQSASQIAKELGGVTRNAVIGKVHRLGLSNRAGGGSSASTAKAEAKPKAAPKAKAEPKPQPKTEPAVKPVAAPDPKAAVPARKQIIPAGQPLPPQPSANEISPEALAKVNEVEKKAKKISLMELTERTCKWPVGDPATDNFWFCGLPVQQGKPYCEAHVGVAFQPMSSRRDRRR; from the coding sequence ATGTCCTGGACCGACGAACGCGTTGAACTTTTGAAGAAAATGTGGGGCGAGGGCCAGTCGGCCAGCCAGATTGCCAAGGAACTTGGTGGTGTGACCCGCAACGCGGTGATCGGCAAGGTGCACCGCCTTGGCCTGTCGAACCGCGCAGGCGGCGGGTCAAGTGCCAGCACAGCCAAGGCGGAGGCCAAGCCCAAGGCCGCTCCGAAGGCCAAGGCCGAGCCGAAACCGCAGCCCAAGACAGAACCTGCCGTCAAGCCGGTCGCAGCGCCCGACCCAAAGGCCGCCGTGCCCGCGCGCAAGCAGATCATTCCAGCGGGCCAGCCCCTGCCCCCGCAGCCGTCGGCCAATGAAATCAGCCCCGAGGCGCTGGCCAAGGTCAACGAGGTCGAGAAGAAGGCCAAGAAGATCAGCCTGATGGAATTGACCGAGCGGACCTGCAAATGGCCCGTGGGCGACCCCGCCACGGACAATTTCTGGTTCTGCGGTCTGCCTGTGCAACAAGGCAAACCCTATTGCGAGGCCCATGTCGGCGTGGCGTTCCAGCCGATGTCCTCGCGCCGTGATCGCCGCCGCTGA
- the cueR gene encoding Cu(I)-responsive transcriptional regulator, whose protein sequence is MNISQAARATRLPAKTIRYYEAIGLITPDRSANGYRSFSDTHIHQLTFLARARALGFAVEDCRSLLALWEDRDRASADVRRIARAHLDSIEAKIADLSAMRDILGHLVHTCAGDDRPDCPILQNLSSSD, encoded by the coding sequence ATGAACATCTCGCAAGCGGCCCGGGCCACGCGCCTGCCCGCCAAGACAATCCGCTACTACGAAGCGATCGGGCTGATCACACCGGACCGATCAGCCAACGGGTACCGCAGCTTCTCGGACACCCATATCCACCAACTGACCTTCCTGGCACGCGCCCGTGCGCTGGGCTTCGCGGTCGAAGACTGCCGGTCGCTTCTGGCGCTATGGGAAGACCGGGACCGCGCCAGCGCAGATGTCCGGCGGATTGCCCGTGCCCATCTCGACAGCATCGAGGCCAAGATCGCCGACCTGTCGGCGATGCGGGACATACTCGGTCATCTGGTGCACACATGTGCAGGGGATGACCGACCGGACTGCCCCATCCTGCAAAACCTGTCTTCTTCCGACTGA
- a CDS encoding copper-translocating P-type ATPase yields the protein MSDTLTFGLQGLNCASCVGRAEAALTALPGARDVRVNLADHSARIAGVRADSAADALQQAGYPAELSDFDLHIPAMSCASCVARIETAAQAVPNVLRAEARLPTKTLHVQTLGSGAQLHAALADAGYPAEDTQDTAGTTGTDGQDVVSGLRRFLLAAALTLPVFVIEMGGHLYPPLHHWIARSIGLTTSHVVQLVLTAIVLAGPGAVFFRRGIPNLIKRRPDMDALVALGAGSAFAFSAFSVLAPGVLPPAGVYFEAAAVIVTLILLGRWLEARAKGRTGDAVRRLLGLRPDTAERVQGDDVSEVPLSVIGAGDLLRVRPGGRIPVDGVVASGHSHVDESMLTGEPVPVLKQVGDIVTGGTLTTTGTLTVRATHVGEDTVLARITALTRDAQAARLPVEALVNRVTAWFVPAVLLIAALSFGTWWALSGLAPAVVAAVSVLIIACPCAMGLATPMSVMVGTGRAAELGVLFHKGDALQRLQDARVVAFDKTGTLTLGTPRLDGVVSAAGWTKDEVLHLASGVETMSEHPIARAIVAAAKAVPVTVTDFSAALGAGASARVDSRHIIVGNRDMLALSGVQAAPELLEPADTWAKSGATVVHVAVDGVHVATLCIRDMVRDGAGAAIAALKGQGRAVAMISGDTPAAARHVAQALGIDTVVAGVKPDQKVHALADLRATHGAVAFVGDGLNDAPALAAADVGLAVNGATDAAIEAADVVLMSPDPGTVLRAMRISAATLRNIWQNLGWAFVYNVALIPVAAGVLVPLGGPQLSPALAALAMALSSVFVVTNALRLRGSGAT from the coding sequence ATGAGTGACACACTGACATTCGGCCTGCAGGGCCTGAATTGCGCGTCCTGCGTGGGCCGGGCAGAGGCCGCGCTGACTGCGCTGCCCGGCGCGCGCGACGTCCGCGTGAACCTGGCGGATCACAGCGCACGCATCGCCGGGGTGCGGGCGGACAGTGCGGCGGACGCGCTGCAACAGGCGGGCTACCCCGCCGAACTTTCGGACTTCGATCTGCATATCCCCGCGATGTCCTGTGCCTCCTGCGTTGCCCGGATCGAAACTGCCGCACAGGCCGTGCCCAATGTGCTGCGGGCCGAGGCGCGACTGCCCACCAAAACCCTGCATGTGCAGACATTGGGAAGCGGCGCACAGCTGCATGCGGCCCTTGCCGATGCGGGATATCCAGCCGAAGACACCCAAGACACCGCAGGGACCACAGGTACGGATGGGCAGGACGTCGTGTCGGGTTTGCGGCGCTTCCTTCTGGCCGCAGCACTCACGCTGCCCGTCTTCGTGATCGAAATGGGCGGACACCTGTATCCACCGCTGCACCACTGGATTGCGCGCAGCATCGGGCTGACCACCAGCCACGTGGTCCAACTCGTTCTGACGGCCATCGTGCTGGCTGGGCCGGGCGCCGTGTTCTTTCGTCGGGGCATACCCAACCTGATCAAAAGGCGCCCGGATATGGATGCGCTTGTGGCGCTTGGGGCCGGGTCGGCATTCGCCTTTTCCGCCTTTTCGGTTCTGGCGCCAGGTGTCTTGCCCCCTGCAGGTGTGTATTTCGAAGCGGCAGCGGTGATTGTGACGCTGATCCTTCTTGGGCGGTGGCTGGAGGCGCGGGCCAAGGGCAGAACCGGTGACGCCGTGCGCCGGCTGCTTGGATTGCGTCCCGACACTGCGGAACGGGTGCAGGGCGATGACGTGTCCGAGGTGCCCCTGTCCGTCATTGGTGCGGGAGATCTGCTGCGGGTGCGCCCGGGCGGGCGTATTCCGGTGGATGGTGTGGTCGCATCGGGCCACAGTCACGTGGACGAAAGCATGCTCACGGGTGAACCGGTGCCCGTGCTGAAACAGGTGGGCGATATCGTCACCGGAGGCACGTTGACGACAACCGGCACGCTGACAGTGCGGGCAACGCATGTGGGCGAGGATACGGTGCTGGCCCGCATCACGGCCCTGACCCGTGACGCTCAGGCCGCACGCCTGCCAGTCGAGGCGCTCGTGAACCGCGTGACCGCGTGGTTCGTACCGGCCGTCTTGTTGATCGCCGCGCTCAGCTTCGGCACGTGGTGGGCCCTGTCGGGATTGGCACCCGCTGTGGTGGCGGCTGTGTCGGTCCTGATCATCGCCTGCCCCTGCGCCATGGGGCTGGCCACGCCCATGTCCGTGATGGTCGGAACGGGCCGGGCGGCGGAACTGGGCGTGCTGTTTCACAAAGGCGATGCCTTGCAGCGATTGCAGGATGCGCGTGTGGTGGCCTTTGACAAGACCGGCACGCTGACCCTCGGCACACCGCGACTGGACGGCGTCGTCTCGGCGGCGGGTTGGACCAAGGACGAGGTCCTGCATTTGGCGTCAGGCGTCGAAACCATGTCAGAACATCCGATCGCCCGCGCCATCGTCGCGGCAGCCAAGGCAGTCCCCGTCACGGTCACGGATTTTTCTGCCGCGCTTGGTGCAGGGGCAAGCGCACGTGTCGACAGCAGGCACATCATCGTCGGCAACCGCGACATGCTGGCGCTCTCAGGCGTGCAGGCAGCCCCCGAATTGCTCGAACCGGCCGATACGTGGGCAAAGAGCGGGGCAACGGTGGTGCATGTGGCCGTGGATGGGGTGCATGTCGCGACCCTGTGCATCCGGGACATGGTGCGCGACGGGGCAGGCGCAGCCATTGCAGCGCTCAAGGGGCAGGGACGCGCGGTTGCGATGATCTCCGGTGATACGCCCGCCGCGGCACGGCATGTGGCACAGGCGCTTGGGATCGACACGGTCGTGGCAGGGGTCAAGCCGGACCAGAAGGTGCACGCGCTGGCCGACCTGCGCGCCACGCACGGGGCGGTTGCCTTTGTCGGGGACGGGCTCAACGATGCGCCTGCGCTGGCCGCTGCTGATGTGGGGCTCGCCGTCAATGGCGCCACGGACGCGGCGATCGAGGCAGCCGATGTCGTTCTGATGTCGCCGGATCCCGGAACTGTGTTGCGCGCCATGCGCATCAGTGCGGCGACGCTGCGCAACATCTGGCAGAACCTGGGCTGGGCCTTTGTCTACAACGTGGCGCTGATCCCCGTGGCCGCCGGTGTCCTGGTGCCGCTGGGCGGGCCGCAACTGTCACCGGCACTGGCCGCGCTCGCCATGGCGCTGTCGTCGGTCTTCGTGGTCACCAACGCGCTGCGCCTGCGCGGTTCGGGGGCGACATGA